A genomic region of Nymphaea colorata isolate Beijing-Zhang1983 chromosome 2, ASM883128v2, whole genome shotgun sequence contains the following coding sequences:
- the LOC116249054 gene encoding protein WUSCHEL-like yields the protein MESQNQIQQEDGNGGGGAGGGSNKSSFLCRQSSTRWIPTAEQIRILRELYYNNGVRSPSAEQIQKISARLRQYGKIEGKNVFYWFQNHKARERQKKRLSTDAAVQQRCAAVGWSSCSDDFSPKFTSSSTSLLHTSAPGISSCGASIVCGGQMTGVSSALVERGSFRDRYWEGGFCSGSTGGMTETSADTYGCFGQHDSDETHGADGDIETLQLFPLRGGENSEIGSDKPEADEFYPSWYFGDAGGEQGASLELTLGSFPTADGFLRGSGSAGIGGFCPGS from the exons ATGGAATCGCAGAATCAGATTCAACAGGAGGATGgcaatggtggtggtggtgcaggAGGAGGCAGCAACAAGAGTAGCTTTTTGTGCAGGCAGTCGAGCACCAGGTGGATACCAACAGCGGAGCAGATACGTATTCTGAGAGAGCTCTATTATAACAATGGGGTGAGGTCTCCCAGTGCCGAGCAGATACAGAAGATATCGGCCAGGCTCAGGCAGTATGGCAAGATAGAGGGGAAAAACGTGTTCTACTGGTTCCAGAACCACAAGGCGAGGGAGAGACAGAAGAAGAGGCTGAGCACCGACGCGGCCGTGCAGCAGAGGTGCGCTGCCGTCGGGTGGAGCTCCTGCTCCGACGATTTCTCTCCCAAGttcacctcctcctccactTCCCTCCTCCATACCAGTGCTCCTG GAATTTCTTCGTGTGGAGCAAGCATAGTCTGTGGGGGGCAGATGACTGGTGTTAGCTCTGCCCTGGTGGAAAGAGGTAGCTTTCGG GACCGGTACTGGGAGGGTGGCTTCTGTTCAGGGTCGACTGGGGGGATGACCGAGACGAGTGCGGACACGTATGGTTGTTTCGGCCAACATGATTCGGACGAGACGCATGGGGCGGACGGGGACATCGAGACTCTTCAGCTCTTCCCCCTGCGTGGTGGGGAAAACTCGGAAATCGGTTCTGACAAGCCGGAAGCAGACGAGTTCTATCCGAGCTGGTACTTCGGCGACGCCGGCGGCGAACAAGGAGCGTCCCTTGAGCTCACGCTCGGCTCCTTCCCCACCGCCGATGGCTTCCTCCGGGGGTCCGGCTCCGCTGGCATAGGTGGGTTCTGTCCCGGTTCTTAA
- the LOC116248421 gene encoding uncharacterized protein LOC116248421: MASGSERDPILILRIDGEDLQEFLAAPQLETIATSMYSEIADANDIHECTVKALNKLTVDHGMPPTSDPWVHANIVEPSLQLSDLPRNEGPISQEIFFESLKKVLGNVVAKLKDQPVIVAHSEKIFDGSGIKRLFSNNYQMDQDQQGQLSREYLRVALDVIAPAVSLPAYGTVDQMDAATAQVFEMVKAGEESTLDQEEFNKLIIEILTHLMLKLEGNPVTVSSNAVVNEPITSTLVAPSQ, from the exons ATGGCTTCTGGATCGGAGCGCGATCCCATCCTAATTCTTCGTATTGATGGCGAAGATCTTCAAGAATTTCTTGCTGCACCTCAGCTGGAGACCATCGCAACTAGCATGTATTCAGAAATTGCAGATGCAAACGACATACATGAGTGCACTGTTAAGGCCTTGAACAAGCTTACTGTGGACCATGGAATGCCACCAACATCTGATCCATGG GTCCATGCTAACATCGTGGAGCCATCTCTGCAACTAAGTGATTTACCAAGGAACGAGGGCCCAATATCTCAAGAGATCTTCTTTGAGTCGCTTAAGAAAGTTCTGGGAAATGTTGTGGCTAAACTGAAGGATCAGCCTGTAATAGTTGCCCATAGTGAGAAAATATTTGATGGAAGTGGCATAAAGAGGCTCTTCTCTAACAATTATCAAATGGATCAG GATCAGCAAGGACAGCTCTCAAGGGAGTATCTACGTGTTGCCTTGGATGTCATAGCTCCAGCAGTGAGCCTTCCCGCTTACGGCACCGTGGATCAG ATGGATGCAGCAACTGCTCAAGTGTTTGAAATGGTGAAAGCAGGAGAAGAGAGCACACTTGACCAAGAAGAGTTCAACAAGCTGATTATAGAGATACTCACCCATTTGATGCTCAAATTAGAAGGAAACCCAGTGACTGTGTCCTCAAACGCTGTGGTAAATGAACCTATTACCTCAACACTTGTTGCACCATCACAGTGA